The Leptospira hartskeerlii genome contains a region encoding:
- a CDS encoding molybdopterin oxidoreductase family protein, with amino-acid sequence MCGLRLEIEDNVVVAVRGDKEDKFSRGHLCAKGPELKNLYEDPDRLKFPLKRTENGWEKVDWVTALTDIATKLVEIQKKYGNDSIAVYSGNPGVHNYGTMLFGQRFIGRLRTKNNYSATSVDQLPHQLLSYWMFGHQLLVPIPDIDRTNFFLILGGNPFASNGSLMTVPDVKKRLKEIQERGGKYVVIDPRKTETAVHADEHHFIVPGTDAFFLLSIIDALFKKNLTKKNSLIKEEDLLKLKSIAEQYPAAETEKLTGISSETVERIALEFSKANGAVCYGRVGVSTQAFGALCQWLINSINCITGNMDSVGGAMFTLPAVDMVDPKGVMKSSPGSFHTYGSRVRDLPEFNEELPVAALAEEILTPGQGQVKALVTSAGNPVLSTPNGSQLEKAVSNLEFMVSVDFYLNETTKHAHYILPPSSALEHDHYDLVFNVFAVRNTARYNQPAFEPEEGMLHDWEIFSDLTKRIELLKSEKPLPKELIKTKITPSAIIDHALKSGPYGEKSGSSVGMSLELLKNSPHGVDLGALKPCFPERLWTEEKMIRLTPKEVVGDLDRLAKYKQKLLSDKQEKGLFLLIGRRHLRNNNSWMHNLPKLMTGKDRCTLMIHPEDANLLGIKEEEVVLVESRVGKIGLPAEITEEMMRGVVSIPHGFGHAKEGVSLQVASKFAGSSINDLTDDQVLDELSGNAAFSGIPVSLSKRSA; translated from the coding sequence ATGTGCGGACTTAGATTAGAGATTGAAGACAATGTAGTAGTCGCAGTCAGAGGAGATAAAGAGGATAAGTTTAGTAGGGGGCATCTATGTGCCAAAGGTCCTGAACTTAAAAATTTATACGAAGATCCTGACAGGCTCAAATTTCCTTTAAAACGCACAGAGAACGGATGGGAGAAGGTAGACTGGGTCACAGCTCTTACTGATATTGCTACAAAACTTGTAGAGATCCAGAAGAAATACGGAAACGATTCTATTGCAGTATATAGCGGAAATCCGGGCGTTCATAATTACGGTACAATGTTATTTGGCCAAAGATTTATAGGACGCTTAAGAACTAAAAATAATTATTCTGCAACTTCTGTAGACCAACTTCCTCACCAATTACTTTCCTATTGGATGTTCGGTCATCAACTACTTGTCCCAATCCCCGATATAGATAGAACCAATTTCTTTTTGATCCTCGGCGGAAACCCGTTCGCATCTAACGGAAGTTTAATGACTGTTCCTGACGTAAAAAAGAGACTCAAAGAGATCCAGGAAAGAGGAGGAAAATACGTAGTCATAGATCCAAGAAAGACTGAGACTGCAGTTCACGCGGACGAACATCATTTTATCGTTCCAGGAACGGACGCATTCTTCCTTCTGTCCATTATAGATGCATTATTTAAGAAAAACTTAACAAAGAAGAATTCTTTAATCAAGGAAGAAGATTTACTAAAGCTAAAATCAATTGCCGAACAATACCCTGCAGCCGAAACGGAAAAACTGACTGGAATCTCCTCAGAAACAGTAGAGAGGATCGCACTCGAATTCTCCAAAGCAAATGGTGCAGTTTGTTATGGTCGTGTAGGAGTTTCTACACAAGCATTTGGGGCACTTTGCCAATGGCTGATCAATTCTATTAACTGTATCACTGGAAATATGGACTCGGTAGGAGGTGCAATGTTTACACTTCCTGCAGTGGACATGGTAGATCCTAAAGGAGTGATGAAAAGTTCTCCTGGAAGTTTTCACACCTACGGATCAAGAGTCAGAGACTTACCTGAATTTAACGAAGAATTACCTGTCGCTGCTCTCGCAGAAGAAATTTTAACTCCAGGACAAGGCCAGGTTAAAGCACTTGTGACTTCTGCAGGAAATCCTGTACTTTCAACACCGAACGGTTCTCAATTGGAGAAGGCGGTCTCTAATCTGGAATTTATGGTAAGCGTGGACTTTTATTTGAATGAGACTACAAAACACGCTCATTATATTCTCCCTCCAAGTTCTGCCTTAGAGCATGACCATTACGATTTAGTGTTTAACGTTTTTGCGGTAAGGAACACAGCCAGATATAATCAACCCGCATTCGAACCGGAAGAAGGAATGCTTCACGATTGGGAAATTTTTTCCGATCTAACGAAAAGAATAGAACTTCTAAAATCTGAAAAGCCTCTTCCTAAAGAATTGATCAAAACTAAGATCACTCCTTCTGCGATCATCGATCACGCCTTGAAGTCCGGTCCTTACGGAGAAAAATCAGGATCTTCTGTCGGAATGAGTTTGGAACTTTTGAAAAACAGTCCTCATGGAGTGGATCTGGGAGCATTAAAACCTTGTTTTCCGGAAAGACTTTGGACAGAAGAAAAGATGATCCGACTAACACCTAAAGAAGTAGTAGGCGATCTGGATCGATTGGCAAAATACAAGCAAAAACTTCTCTCAGATAAACAAGAGAAGGGCCTATTCCTGCTGATAGGAAGAAGACATTTAAGAAACAACAATTCATGGATGCATAATCTACCAAAACTAATGACTGGAAAAGATCGCTGCACACTCATGATACATCCGGAAGATGCAAATTTACTCGGGATCAAAGAAGAAGAAGTAGTGCTTGTGGAATCCAGAGTAGGTAAGATTGGACTACCCGCAGAAATTACGGAAGAGATGATGAGAGGAGTGGTGAGTATTCCTCATGGATTCGGACATGCAAAAGAAGGAGTTTCATTGCAAGTTGCATCTAAGTTTGCCGGTTCCAGTATCAACGATCTGACTGACGATCAGGTTTTGGATGAACTCTCCGGAAATGCAGCATTTAGTGGCATTCCTGTTTCCTTAAGTAAAAGATCTGCGTAA
- a CDS encoding molybdenum cofactor biosynthesis protein MoaE, with protein MSVLEAHSHISSSPIFVSSQLPDIPEMGGFVVFSGIVRNLNEGKKVTHLEYEAYAPMADEMIRAILADARKKWDLLHANCIHRVGRLQISEIAVIVETGSMHRAEAYEANRYIIDRVKHEVPIWKKEFYIDGSSEWSKGCVHESH; from the coding sequence ATGTCCGTATTAGAAGCACATTCTCATATTTCTTCTTCTCCGATTTTTGTCTCTTCTCAGTTGCCCGATATCCCTGAAATGGGTGGTTTTGTGGTATTTTCCGGGATCGTTCGTAATCTAAACGAGGGGAAGAAGGTGACCCATCTGGAATACGAAGCATATGCTCCGATGGCAGATGAGATGATCCGGGCAATTCTTGCAGATGCTCGCAAAAAATGGGACCTTCTTCATGCAAACTGTATTCACAGAGTAGGAAGATTACAAATTTCTGAAATTGCGGTAATCGTCGAGACCGGATCTATGCATAGGGCGGAGGCTTACGAAGCCAATCGGTATATCATAGACCGAGTAAAACACGAGGTCCCGATCTGGAAAAAGGAATTTTATATCGATGGTTCTTCCGAGTGGTCGAAGGGCTGCGTGCATGAGAGCCATTGA
- a CDS encoding SRPBCC family protein, which translates to MSSFIGTLKVEAKGDREIVMTREFSAGKDLVFDCFTKPELIKRWLYGPDGWSLDVCEVDLKVGGKYRYVWKYLKDGSTMGAGGSYKEISGPDKLVHTESFDEAWYPGEAILTTTFVEKSGITFVTINILYETKEGRDIVIKSPMEGGASQSYNRLETLLGTLTETSQGRKKS; encoded by the coding sequence ATGAGCAGCTTTATTGGAACCTTAAAGGTAGAAGCTAAAGGAGACAGAGAAATCGTAATGACTCGGGAATTCAGTGCCGGGAAAGACCTAGTATTTGACTGTTTTACAAAACCTGAATTAATCAAACGCTGGTTATACGGTCCGGATGGATGGAGTTTAGACGTATGCGAAGTAGATCTGAAGGTCGGCGGAAAATACAGGTATGTTTGGAAATATTTGAAAGATGGATCTACAATGGGAGCCGGAGGAAGTTACAAAGAAATTTCCGGACCGGACAAACTAGTGCATACCGAATCTTTTGACGAAGCTTGGTATCCTGGAGAAGCTATACTCACGACTACGTTTGTAGAAAAATCCGGCATAACATTTGTTACGATCAATATTTTATACGAAACCAAAGAAGGAAGAGATATAGTGATCAAATCTCCAATGGAAGGAGGAGCTTCTCAAAGTTATAATCGCTTGGAAACTTTACTAGGTACTCTTACTGAAACTTCACAAGGAAGAAAAAAATCATGA
- a CDS encoding arylesterase, protein MSRLSYYGFFSILVIFSFVASCNKEGSEQEHQATPKMETKTNGKKILFFGDSLTAGYGLNGPEESFVHLAYLELRKQYPDLEYVNAGVSGDTTSGGLARLDWVLNRKYDVFVLELGANDSLRGLPTKMTEDNLTRIIREARAKYPSIKILLIGMRTLPNMGPVYAKEFASLFPRVSKKEKTEFMPFLLEGVAGDRRLNQDDGIHPTAEGHKILSKQLLPYLNKLLK, encoded by the coding sequence ATGAGCCGTTTATCGTATTATGGATTTTTTAGTATTTTAGTAATCTTCTCTTTTGTTGCTTCTTGCAATAAAGAAGGATCTGAACAAGAACACCAGGCCACTCCTAAGATGGAAACAAAAACAAACGGCAAAAAAATCCTATTCTTTGGCGATAGTTTAACTGCGGGTTACGGCTTGAACGGACCGGAAGAATCTTTCGTCCATTTGGCCTACTTGGAACTCCGAAAACAATATCCGGATCTGGAATATGTAAATGCGGGAGTGAGTGGGGACACTACTTCAGGAGGACTTGCAAGATTAGACTGGGTTTTAAATAGAAAATACGATGTATTTGTTTTGGAATTGGGGGCAAACGATTCTTTGAGAGGACTTCCCACCAAAATGACCGAGGACAATCTAACTAGGATCATTCGAGAGGCTCGGGCAAAATATCCTTCTATTAAAATTCTATTAATCGGAATGAGAACACTTCCGAATATGGGTCCGGTGTACGCAAAAGAGTTTGCTTCTCTCTTTCCAAGGGTTTCTAAAAAGGAAAAGACGGAGTTTATGCCATTCTTACTGGAAGGAGTTGCTGGAGATAGGAGATTGAATCAAGATGATGGGATCCATCCCACTGCAGAGGGTCATAAGATACTCTCCAAACAACTCCTTCCATATTTGAACAAACTATTGAAATAG
- the tig gene encoding trigger factor: MEFKTKKNQNASVDLKLTFDKNDLEKAFEKTYKEKQKDLKIPGFRPGKAPIEMVKRHLGDSVANDAINLLLLETVSELSGKLEHKIVRFPKFTVEDYVPEKSLVATAVYDTDPEVSLGKYKKIKIKLPEVQVTDEDITEELQFVRKQLARKLLREPSEGAENGDIVDMEFEVKEDGQEPKNAKNGSSDYKLGEANNLPGFDDNLYGIKTGETKNFTYTYPSDYPREDLAGKKMEFAMTLKAIYKEVLPELDDDLASEYDGSSSLQVLKDKIKTDLQKNYNEAVKSKKMEEIYKELVADSKFVFPESYLTEESEHVYQNMMQDVLGRGQARIPKEQIPSIEKYAEMVKKPLGEVRDSFKTIAENRLKGYFSRQKLASAENIVLTDEDFDREISTLASRYGMSDADFKKELEKGKLLETYRDNFLAKKIDDTLFQLVEKKYNEKMSIRQLKEFLSNKETGEVWQ; this comes from the coding sequence ATGGAATTCAAGACAAAGAAAAATCAAAACGCATCCGTAGACCTTAAGTTAACCTTTGATAAGAACGATCTGGAAAAGGCGTTCGAAAAGACTTATAAAGAGAAACAAAAGGATCTCAAGATCCCGGGCTTCCGTCCCGGCAAGGCACCGATCGAAATGGTAAAACGCCATTTGGGAGACTCGGTAGCAAACGACGCAATCAATCTTCTATTATTAGAAACTGTAAGTGAACTTTCCGGGAAACTGGAACACAAGATTGTACGTTTCCCTAAATTTACTGTCGAGGACTATGTTCCTGAAAAAAGTTTAGTGGCAACTGCGGTCTATGATACTGATCCGGAAGTTTCCTTAGGGAAATACAAAAAGATCAAGATCAAACTTCCCGAAGTACAAGTGACCGACGAGGATATCACTGAGGAGCTTCAGTTCGTTCGTAAACAACTTGCCAGAAAACTTCTGAGAGAACCAAGCGAAGGAGCCGAGAACGGCGATATCGTAGATATGGAATTCGAAGTGAAGGAAGACGGTCAGGAACCTAAGAACGCTAAAAACGGTTCAAGTGATTATAAATTAGGAGAAGCTAATAATCTTCCCGGTTTTGACGACAACCTATACGGTATCAAAACCGGAGAGACCAAGAACTTCACCTATACCTATCCTAGCGATTATCCAAGAGAAGATCTGGCCGGTAAAAAAATGGAATTCGCCATGACCTTGAAGGCGATCTATAAAGAAGTTCTTCCGGAATTGGACGACGATCTCGCTAGTGAATATGATGGTTCTTCTTCCCTTCAAGTCCTAAAGGATAAGATCAAAACCGATCTACAAAAGAATTATAACGAAGCTGTAAAATCCAAAAAGATGGAAGAAATTTACAAGGAACTGGTAGCAGATTCCAAGTTTGTTTTCCCTGAATCGTATCTTACGGAAGAATCAGAACATGTGTATCAAAATATGATGCAAGATGTTTTAGGAAGAGGCCAGGCCAGAATTCCTAAAGAACAGATCCCAAGTATCGAAAAATACGCGGAAATGGTAAAAAAGCCTTTAGGAGAAGTAAGGGACTCTTTCAAAACCATCGCCGAAAACAGACTGAAAGGGTATTTCTCCAGACAGAAACTAGCTTCTGCGGAAAATATTGTTTTGACGGACGAGGATTTCGACCGCGAAATCTCGACCCTTGCCTCAAGATATGGTATGTCTGACGCCGATTTTAAAAAAGAATTGGAAAAAGGTAAACTTCTGGAAACTTACCGGGACAATTTTTTAGCAAAAAAGATAGACGATACCCTCTTCCAGCTTGTAGAAAAGAAATACAACGAGAAGATGAGTATCCGTCAGCTAAAGGAATTCCTTTCTAATAAGGAAACTGGAGAAGTATGGCAATAA
- a CDS encoding molybdenum cofactor guanylyltransferase produces MRAIDSVGIVLAGGKSSRMGRDKSFLSLKSQKFFLLESYKKLKFLCKNVRVSIREEQREEYSKHVPNEFLVSDSIQNLEGPLQGIFSSFLPFQNDPNVKNFLVLAVDIPYMRIKTLARLYSKKEIIGSGVFYQTGEGIEPLCGLYSSEYLRFLFQEFEKGVLNSISPKVLIQRGNPSLLEVPEMEKSSFINLNSPEDLKPPK; encoded by the coding sequence ATGAGAGCCATTGATTCCGTAGGAATCGTACTCGCGGGCGGAAAAAGTTCCAGAATGGGAAGGGATAAGTCCTTTCTCTCCTTAAAAAGCCAAAAATTCTTTCTTTTAGAATCTTACAAAAAACTAAAATTCTTATGTAAGAATGTTCGAGTTTCCATTCGAGAAGAACAAAGAGAAGAATATTCAAAACATGTTCCGAATGAGTTTCTGGTATCCGACTCCATTCAGAACCTGGAAGGTCCTCTCCAAGGGATTTTCAGTTCTTTTCTTCCTTTCCAAAACGATCCTAATGTTAAAAATTTTTTGGTTCTAGCAGTGGATATTCCTTATATGAGGATCAAAACATTGGCTAGGTTATATTCCAAAAAAGAGATAATCGGTTCTGGAGTTTTTTATCAAACGGGCGAGGGGATTGAACCGTTATGCGGTCTTTATTCTTCCGAGTATCTTAGGTTTTTATTCCAAGAATTCGAAAAAGGGGTCTTAAATTCCATTTCTCCTAAGGTTTTGATCCAAAGAGGAAATCCTAGTCTTTTGGAGGTTCCGGAAATGGAAAAATCTTCCTTCATCAACCTGAATTCTCCAGAGGATCTAAAGCCTCCAAAGTGA
- a CDS encoding GTP 3',8-cyclase MoaA yields the protein MDIVDAYGRKFEVLRVSVTSSCGFGCVYCAPGTALNGEGAHGSFLSAELLRKNIHLLSRKISLKEIHLTGGEPTLHKDLPKLVQVAKEAKIPNIALTSNGFFRDGLIRDLKLAGLDRMNFSLDSLSQESFSLISGKNLPVLRLLNRIEEALQEGLEVKLNCTVLKGYNEDQIRPLLRWAGERNLPIRYLELMKMGPLRTKHSELFFSAAKIKEELGREFNFEPEITPIESTAKYFRTPEDYRFGIIANHTGPFCDGCNRLRMDHLGKIYGCLSDFRSFPVSENESDLEHSLDLAMKTKKNEFTGSELSMKYIGG from the coding sequence TTGGACATCGTGGATGCTTATGGCCGAAAATTCGAAGTGCTTAGAGTGAGTGTTACCTCCTCTTGCGGATTCGGCTGCGTGTATTGTGCTCCAGGCACCGCATTAAATGGAGAAGGAGCACACGGTTCTTTCCTAAGTGCGGAACTTCTTCGTAAAAATATACATCTTCTTTCCCGTAAAATTTCACTTAAGGAGATCCATTTAACGGGTGGAGAGCCCACTCTTCATAAAGATCTTCCTAAGTTAGTTCAAGTTGCTAAAGAAGCAAAGATCCCAAATATTGCTCTGACCTCCAACGGATTTTTTAGAGACGGCCTGATCCGAGATCTAAAACTCGCAGGCCTTGATAGAATGAATTTCTCTTTGGATTCACTCTCTCAGGAATCTTTTTCTTTGATCTCCGGTAAAAATCTTCCTGTACTTCGCTTATTAAACAGGATAGAGGAAGCCCTCCAAGAAGGGCTGGAAGTAAAACTAAACTGCACTGTATTAAAAGGTTATAATGAAGATCAGATCCGTCCTCTTCTTCGGTGGGCAGGAGAAAGAAATCTTCCGATCCGATATTTGGAATTAATGAAGATGGGGCCCCTTAGAACAAAACATTCCGAGTTATTCTTCTCCGCTGCAAAGATCAAAGAAGAGTTGGGTCGGGAATTTAATTTTGAACCGGAGATTACTCCGATTGAATCCACCGCAAAATATTTTCGTACTCCTGAAGATTATAGGTTCGGGATTATTGCAAATCATACTGGGCCATTCTGTGATGGTTGTAATCGACTCCGGATGGACCATTTGGGAAAAATTTACGGATGTTTGAGTGATTTTCGTTCTTTCCCAGTTTCAGAAAATGAGTCTGATCTCGAGCATTCTTTGGATCTCGCGATGAAAACAAAAAAAAACGAGTTTACCGGAAGCGAACTTTCTATGAAATATATAGGCGGATAG
- a CDS encoding ArsR/SmtB family transcription factor: MNHALSQSARLDATFAALSDPTRRAILSRLANGEVSVMDLAKPFSMSQPAISKHLKVLERAGLISGIKDAQKRLRKLEAKPLEEATEWLENYRKFWEGRFKHLDSLLEELKFSKQPSPKRKNKKGE, from the coding sequence ATGAATCATGCACTTAGTCAGTCTGCTCGATTGGATGCGACTTTTGCCGCGCTCTCAGACCCAACCAGAAGGGCAATCCTGTCGCGTTTGGCGAATGGAGAGGTTTCCGTAATGGATCTGGCAAAACCATTCTCCATGAGCCAACCAGCAATCTCCAAACATCTAAAGGTTTTAGAAAGAGCGGGTTTAATCTCGGGGATCAAGGATGCACAAAAAAGATTACGCAAACTAGAAGCTAAACCGTTGGAAGAAGCTACTGAATGGCTGGAAAATTATAGAAAATTTTGGGAAGGAAGATTCAAACATTTGGACTCACTTTTAGAAGAATTAAAATTTTCTAAACAACCTTCCCCAAAACGTAAGAATAAGAAAGGAGAATAG
- a CDS encoding HesA/MoeB/ThiF family protein, translating into MSPEQKKYFSRQTKLPFLGESGQNGLLQKSALVIGLGGLGSPASLHLATAGVGKIGLWDFDTVELSNLHRQTAFTLSDIGRKKTEVTKEYIQARVPGILLETFTEIFSERIDPSIFNNWDIVLDCTDQIQAKYTINRFCIRNHKPLVTASVFRTSAQVAIFSPLGKPCYKCLYPNLEGSELLSCEDGGVLGVQTAIAGLYQASFAIQYLLSPEKSPTNSAFQLEWESPLFYETFLEADPNCTECGSGKREEPLRGKPLRDETLKDEIDLKDWKEWKKDPKYILLDVREFEERKETPIGNSIFSPLSELSVDSALGFSKEKIYITICESGIRSKKAAKILKEAGLTAYSLQGGRKILALEEIL; encoded by the coding sequence ATGAGTCCGGAGCAGAAAAAGTATTTTTCCAGACAAACTAAACTGCCTTTTTTAGGAGAATCCGGTCAAAATGGACTTCTTCAAAAATCCGCATTGGTAATCGGTCTTGGAGGTTTAGGTTCCCCTGCTTCTTTACATTTAGCAACGGCAGGCGTGGGAAAAATCGGCCTTTGGGATTTCGATACTGTAGAATTAAGCAACCTTCATAGACAGACCGCATTCACTCTTTCCGATATCGGTAGAAAGAAAACGGAAGTCACCAAGGAATATATACAAGCCAGGGTACCAGGCATCCTACTTGAAACATTCACTGAAATTTTTTCAGAGAGAATAGATCCAAGTATATTCAATAATTGGGATATTGTTCTAGATTGCACGGACCAGATCCAAGCAAAATATACGATCAATCGATTCTGTATCCGAAATCATAAGCCCTTGGTCACGGCTTCCGTTTTTAGAACAAGTGCTCAAGTAGCGATCTTCTCCCCTTTAGGAAAACCTTGTTATAAATGTTTGTATCCCAATTTGGAAGGCTCCGAACTTCTTTCCTGCGAAGACGGAGGAGTTTTAGGTGTGCAAACTGCAATTGCTGGTTTATACCAAGCATCTTTTGCGATCCAATACCTACTCTCCCCTGAAAAATCCCCCACTAATTCCGCATTCCAATTGGAATGGGAGTCTCCCTTATTCTACGAAACTTTTTTAGAAGCAGATCCGAATTGTACAGAATGTGGTTCTGGCAAAAGAGAAGAACCCCTACGGGGCAAGCCTCTGCGGGACGAGACCCTGAAAGACGAGATCGATCTCAAAGATTGGAAAGAATGGAAGAAGGACCCGAAATATATTCTACTAGATGTAAGAGAATTCGAAGAAAGAAAAGAAACTCCAATAGGTAATTCTATATTTTCTCCTCTTTCGGAACTTTCAGTGGATAGTGCATTGGGTTTTTCAAAAGAAAAAATCTATATTACAATTTGTGAATCCGGCATCAGGTCCAAAAAAGCGGCTAAGATCTTGAAGGAAGCTGGACTCACTGCGTATTCTCTGCAAGGCGGACGAAAAATTTTAGCACTAGAAGAAATTCTTTAA
- a CDS encoding glycoside hydrolase family 3 protein, which produces MFKRLLVAGISSACLLFLFFWLGQFRSELQAQEIQEGMLRQAEEITSKLSSEELVGQVIHVAIPGTVLDPIAKKEIETIKPGGVILFGRNLGSKSEIKSLNKDLQTSALENTGLPLLISVDQEGGRVIRVKDGVTQFPGAMALGQTKDKDMAKKVGFVTSYQLRKLGLNFLFAPDMDINNNPFNPVINTRSLGSNLETVLNAGVSYEEGARLGGSIPVIKHFPGHGDTNVDSHLGLPKIEKTLEELKSFELIPFQTAIQNGADAIMSAHIVYPKIDPNFPATLSSKILGDLLRKEFQYQGLIITDAMEMDAIDEHYQKEDPGVLALIAGADIILMTSWGPTTQSMRDQILKAYKKGTLVREGKDLLKEAVKRQIYYKLKYGIISEFGDLAKNGRANSVFPKELPEVLKNHFAEQDKNRENLFSQYYQDTLNRDVSRKAIVSFPKTFLPESATVENTVFYLKGEEFLSDLRSRSISNSDLATLRKKLEKKEAKRAVVHSFTQTELDLALSLAQKFPEAEIVCLHYGTPFLDLPDAPNLKILFSFSPTPESKKALLYSVLDRKNEIPLVDLILKPNPKKATAVTETEEDSVSKNTK; this is translated from the coding sequence ATGTTCAAACGGTTACTAGTCGCAGGCATTTCTTCTGCTTGCTTACTCTTCTTATTCTTTTGGTTGGGCCAATTCAGAAGTGAACTCCAAGCCCAGGAAATCCAAGAAGGAATGCTTCGTCAAGCTGAGGAGATTACTTCCAAACTTAGCTCCGAAGAATTAGTAGGTCAAGTCATCCATGTTGCGATCCCAGGGACCGTTTTAGATCCGATCGCTAAAAAAGAAATTGAGACGATCAAACCTGGCGGAGTGATCTTATTCGGAAGGAACTTAGGCTCCAAATCGGAAATCAAATCTTTGAACAAGGATCTTCAAACAAGTGCATTAGAAAATACTGGATTACCATTACTCATTTCAGTAGACCAAGAAGGCGGAAGAGTGATCCGAGTTAAAGACGGAGTGACTCAATTTCCTGGAGCAATGGCACTCGGCCAAACCAAGGACAAGGACATGGCTAAAAAGGTCGGCTTTGTCACTTCTTACCAATTGAGAAAACTTGGACTGAACTTTTTATTCGCTCCCGACATGGATATTAATAATAATCCATTCAATCCAGTGATCAATACTAGATCTCTTGGAAGTAATCTAGAAACGGTATTAAACGCAGGTGTTTCCTATGAAGAAGGAGCAAGACTTGGCGGTTCCATTCCTGTAATTAAACATTTCCCAGGTCATGGGGACACCAATGTCGACAGTCATTTAGGACTTCCTAAAATAGAAAAAACATTGGAAGAATTGAAAAGTTTCGAGCTGATCCCATTCCAAACCGCTATCCAAAACGGCGCTGATGCGATTATGAGCGCGCATATTGTGTATCCCAAGATTGATCCGAATTTCCCCGCGACTCTGTCTTCTAAAATTTTAGGAGACCTACTTCGCAAAGAATTCCAATACCAAGGATTGATCATTACTGATGCAATGGAAATGGACGCGATTGACGAACATTACCAAAAAGAAGATCCGGGTGTGCTCGCTCTAATTGCAGGTGCGGACATTATCTTAATGACTAGCTGGGGTCCAACCACTCAATCCATGAGAGACCAGATCTTAAAGGCATACAAAAAAGGAACCCTAGTCAGAGAAGGAAAAGATCTACTAAAAGAAGCGGTCAAAAGACAAATTTATTATAAATTAAAATACGGGATCATTTCAGAATTTGGAGATCTTGCTAAAAATGGAAGAGCAAATTCCGTGTTCCCAAAAGAATTGCCTGAAGTATTAAAAAATCATTTTGCTGAGCAAGATAAGAATAGAGAAAATTTATTCTCTCAATATTACCAAGATACGCTAAACAGAGATGTAAGCAGAAAGGCGATCGTTTCCTTTCCTAAAACTTTTCTTCCTGAGAGTGCAACTGTCGAAAATACAGTATTCTATTTAAAAGGAGAAGAATTTCTCTCCGATCTGAGATCTCGCTCTATTTCCAATTCTGATTTGGCGACTCTTCGTAAAAAATTAGAAAAGAAAGAAGCAAAACGTGCAGTCGTCCATTCATTCACTCAAACTGAATTGGATCTAGCTCTTTCTCTTGCTCAAAAATTTCCGGAAGCAGAGATCGTATGTTTACATTACGGAACTCCATTTTTGGATCTGCCGGATGCACCAAATCTGAAAATATTATTCTCCTTCTCCCCAACTCCAGAATCCAAAAAGGCATTATTGTATTCAGTATTGGATAGAAAGAATGAGATCCCATTGGTAGATCTGATCTTAAAACCGAATCCCAAAAAAGCAACCGCCGTCACTGAGACGGAAGAAGACTCGGTAAGTAAGAATACAAAATAA
- a CDS encoding VOC family protein: MHKATPFLMFEKGLEEALQFYSGIFKNMKIENLTKLGEGMASAKFEIEGQKFLAFTGGPHFQFTEAFSIYISAETQAEIDDLYEKLSAGGTKQPCGWVKDKFGLSWQIIPPILEKYLYDKNQEKAQRVMQAMLQMHKIEISKLQEAYDKN; this comes from the coding sequence ATGCATAAGGCAACACCATTTTTAATGTTCGAAAAGGGCTTGGAAGAAGCACTCCAATTCTATTCTGGTATATTCAAAAATATGAAAATAGAAAATCTTACTAAGTTAGGAGAAGGTATGGCTTCCGCAAAGTTTGAGATAGAAGGACAAAAGTTTTTGGCCTTTACCGGAGGTCCTCATTTCCAATTTACCGAGGCATTCTCCATCTATATCAGTGCGGAAACTCAGGCAGAAATCGATGACCTCTACGAAAAACTTTCTGCAGGTGGAACTAAACAACCATGTGGTTGGGTAAAAGATAAGTTTGGCTTATCTTGGCAGATCATTCCTCCAATCTTAGAAAAATATCTATATGATAAAAACCAAGAGAAGGCACAAAGGGTGATGCAAGCAATGTTGCAAATGCATAAGATAGAGATATCTAAATTGCAAGAAGCTTACGATAAGAATTAA
- a CDS encoding MoaD/ThiS family protein — protein MDIQLLFFAAVKDHFPDLKKIEVSEGDSILNLRKILTHTNPGSESILKVSRFAVNQSIVGDDFVLMEGSVVAVLPPSSGG, from the coding sequence ATGGATATTCAACTTTTGTTTTTTGCCGCAGTCAAAGATCATTTTCCGGATCTCAAAAAAATAGAAGTCTCCGAAGGGGATTCTATTTTAAATCTTCGTAAAATTCTCACTCATACAAATCCAGGTTCGGAATCTATTTTAAAAGTTAGCAGGTTTGCAGTGAACCAGTCCATTGTGGGTGATGATTTTGTTTTGATGGAAGGTTCTGTGGTTGCAGTGCTACCTCCTTCCAGCGGCGGTTGA